TGCCTCTAGCCCTGGATAATTGGATTACTTTCCTCTTTTGTCTCCAGGATAGAGGCCTCTGTAAAACCTATTTAAACCAGATTGCCATGCTGCCAGTAAGGACAAAAGATACTTTTATTAACTGTATGTGTAATTGGGTTACCTCTCAGGCTAAGGGGAGGAGATGTGTGGGATGTAACCATGGTGTAATTGGGTAATTCATAATTGTCTGTGGGCGTCTCTCTTGCATGGGAGAATTACATAAAAGCAGAGTGTGTGTCATTAAAAGTCAGTCTGGTTCCAGCATTAAGCtatggctcatgtgtggattattcagcgattccagggatatttctacttgtggaatattgggtgattttcttttatgggaagaagggaatgcttgacggggatattttctactaccgtcacaactggttggcagcagctggattttcccttctactttcctttacaccaggattccaagcagacactgggaaaagtgaatggaaggctggtacacccggcttaaaagaaatacactgaaagaactactggaagttcgtggaaggattgctagcaacaaaaccaagcgggtcatcatagcagaattaatggagctagaccaggagaacttgattgcagcaacgccagcagtacaagagatggagacaccagtgattcaggaggaggaatcaccagccaacaaggtaatgagagagaagctagcatggttcggtccgaacccaacggcggatgtggtgctgaaagtgatggacctgttagcggaggaggctaaacaaataagagacgcagagctacagttaaaactggcagcagtccaacaagcagccgcacattctccaaacagtgagtacagcacagcagacacaaggaagattccgtttagcgcttttaaagcttttgatgaaaaagactgtgaaattgataactacctggcagattttgagcgacaatgtaacctgcaccgaatagctagaggggagtgggtttcaatattgtcaggcaaactgtcaggcaaagcttctgatgctttccggaccgtgccagagcaggagatccatagctacgccagggttaaagaagtgctcctggctcgttatgcagtaaacCCAGAGTcctaccgacagaagttcagggactcacgcaaaacacGAACGagactcttacgtggaatggcatgccagttatccctgtcggcctctaactgggttaacagcagccaggccaccaccgcagaggacattttgcaactaatgctcctggagcaattttacaatcacatccagacggacgtcaaagactgggtgagagatcgcaggcccatgactctaccagaggccgctaagttggcggatgaatatgcggatactcgcaagacgaaccaggtcacaccacgggtacaacctccacgaccaacggtgccctcacacccaccagccgctagataccaacctcctaacagaccggtgacatctagccctcgctatccacgccaggaggacaacgaacaacgctgcttccggtgcaaacagctgggtcacttcaagcagaattgccccatggacgacaaacaccaggtcaaattggtctcgacctgggtaccgcccaccagcagcagcccattgtgtagactctgcttgggatccccaggagctgggtcaggaaggaCCATTGGGCAccctttacgaagccctcatggtacaatctgttattacggacaacaggaaacaccattgtcagctggtcatgggtaacGGAAAAACAGCCGGGGATTAAGAGACAGCCGGGTGGGcggacagccatgagccggaggggcctggagggagctgggcagaaagaggcaccgccggctaccctccaagaagaagaggtcctggaagccgtataacaagctgacctgggaggagaagaagcgactggaggagagggagtcgcagcgggcgtccaagatgcgggccgagatgttcgccaagggccaacCGGTGGACCCTTACAACACCACCAAGTTCCTGCAGAAGGACTTTTCCGAGACCTACGAGAagtaccacgtggagagcctgcaggacatgagcaagcaggagctgatccgtgagtacatggagctggagaagtgcatgagccgcatggaggaggagaacaaccgcctgaggtcacagcaggccgactcccccaggctccatgaactggagatggagctggagaagctcaaagaggagaaccggcggctgcggaggaagcaggtggtggctgaccctatggggcactgatccaaccccccccctccccccggactctgagcaccagtgctacagcatttcaacaaatatcaattttctttttatgaatatcctgtgattgtcacttcagagccataacctgccccctcccatagcgggacacctagacggcggcgcacagacccatccgCCGTTCTTCACACTGAcattctggtgactctgcagatcgcacaaagacttggggactgaccggcgtggtgatctgacgacccggtggcatacctgagtcggaagctgttgccaaggtaggtcagttacgccaccattgaaaaagagtgtttggccttggttAGGGCACTCAAAAATCTCACACCTTACcttatggccgggctttcactctcatcaccgatcacaaccccttggtgtgcttaaccgggtttcaggggacaacgccgtttgctacgctggagctaggccttacagccctatgactttacgattcattatcgcccaggcaagcaaaacggaATGCCGATGGATGATCACGCCAAAactgagttaacctcggactaaaagctctgaacccatcaaccctactggaccaggaaaggtccaaccgagtgccggagcagggagaaaaaggggggccattgtgtaggacttttatgcaattgcctatatgcttcagtttaattctctccctgctattttaatgtctgtgtgttatgTGTAAAAGGTGACTTTTTGTATTCTAAAGTGTTTTATGTCTTTTTGCAAACCATGTGCTCAATGGAGTCTGCTCTAGCCCTGGATAATTGGATTACTTTCCCTTTTGTCTCCAGGATATAGGCTCTGTAAACCTGTTTAAACCAGATTGGCCATGCTGCCAGTAAGGGACAAAAGATACTTTTACTAACTGTATGTGTAATTGGGTTTACCTCTCCGGCTAAGGGGAGGAGATGTGTGGGATGTAACCATGGTGTAATTGGGGTAATTCATAATTGTCTGTGGGCGTCTCTCTTGCATGGAGAATTACATAAAAGCAGAGTGTGTGTCATTAAATGTCAGTCCTGGTTCCAGCATTAAGCtatggctcatgtgtggattattcgGCGATTCTAGGGATATTTctactcgtggaatattgggtgattttcttttatgggaagaagggaatgcttgacggggatattttctactaccgtcacacttacgattgcggtatatgtgctctgtggcacggggggccgtagtgccacatgggtgcaatcaatggcccccacagtgcgtgggaatcctgcaattgtgACAAAATCACcccttgccttctgccgcagatgctcatgggtgggtcggatgatgtggtgggacatgcgtgtgaggattgcggggacaacctggtgcacacatctgcttatggtggtttgtgacatcccagccactactccacttgtacgctggaatgatccactggcgaggaaatggagtgttgccagtaccttgaccagtggctgcactgcatgtgagcggtgtgttgggctggtgatgtcatcattcagggttgtggctatttccaggatggcagcagtgttgaatctgaagatgcaatacacctctgaatcccccatgccaaagaacGGTAGATCCTCTCCCGCGCCTCtgaacacactagtagtgctatgaccatgcctgcccctggcatgttggcatacggatgtgttgtcctgcaagtgtggttgctcagctcgtccataacggtgctgctgaagctgctctccagctgacctgcacacgtctggtgcaaagttacccctgctttatgaggggtaaatttaggccggacgtacagcttacgcgcaccgcgcgtagcctgtgtcgggcacacgtacgttcgagaatcggcgtatctacctcatttgcatatttgaatacaaaatcaatgggagcgccagatgcgtccatacgccggcgcagaaaagttacgtcggtcggaagaagcctattttcaggcgtatctggttctgtgggtacggcgcatagatacgccggcgtatatatacactgaggccttgtacacacggtcgatccaaaccgatgagaatggtccgacggccgtttccatcggttcaccgctgaagtagcctgacggtctgatgtgcgtacacaccatcgttccaaaaaccgatcgggtcagaacatggtgacgtaaaacacacgacgtgctggaaaaaacgaagttcaatgcttccatgcatgcgtcgacttgattctgagcatgcgcgggttttgaaccgatgcttttctgtactaaccatcggtttggaccgatcggtcagcggtccatcggttcgattttaaagcacgttttaaaattttggaccgaaggacaacagaccgatgggccatacacacggtcagtttggaccaatgaaactgaacttcggtccattctcatcggtttggaacgaccgtgtgtacgcagccttacgccgcgcatctcgagatacgccggtgtaacttctttgagaatctgggccttataatatactttcgaatatagaaagcatattatagtggatttgtattgtgcagcactgtgactggtggtgtatttggttactgctgaatttttgcctctttcgctgcgttacctctgctacacacattaaaaaaaattcttgattttttttttaactggtgccATAAACCAGTGGCCCTCCCAAGACGACAGATTTTGATatgtaccttcttccacatatattgcgcttctctagagacttttgttgtcacaggtttatttaaaaaatgacaggcagaggaagaggcaggcccttctgcaggggtggtaggggtaggacaGGAGCActaggccggagccaaagtgggaagtggaaCAATGTTCATtcaattacgtcaaaggacgcaccagacttggttgagtggctcgccaccaacaccaccatataccctccgcttgagtcacaggaattattttccgatccatcagaagacatttcggaaacgcagccattcttggcattggatcaggaagaggaggtagcaacagctggAACATTTAGCAGTCtaacgacagtactcagatcagcccaaggaggttgctGCCTACCcagagatctctattgttagtgatggggaaggtgacgttgatGATGACGTTTCATACCAGACATCCACGTGGGTGCCAACAAGAgcggaagaggaggggagttcagagggataagatggaccagcagatagagaGGAGCGAAGCAGGCCGACCTTACTTTGCAACAggaggacaaaccagactcctaatgtatcaggacgCGAGCATCaacatgtacggtcacatctggtgctcccaggacgccggccacatgtaaggcttttttttaacgtgtccgttgcagacaatagtgttgccatctgcagcctttgcagtcaacgcataaagTTGAccctcacctagggacgaccgccttaagaaggcacctgaacatccccatcacagagcccagtgggagcaacgccatcataacccacaaagccacacttcaggctctcaccgtccagcctcttctccttcccctctatgctcacaattgtcctccactccaccttccatcatgccttcctcacgtttttctgcaaaaaggcaggcttccgtggcccccaaatgttcgatcgtaaaaaaaagatgatgccggataaccctcttgcccaacggttttgaccgctggcttgtcggaactgaccactactgccatataaacaggCATTTCGAAaaattgtggccattggaacaccacaatcgaaggtcccaggaaggaatcccagagctatatggccatgtcagcagcaagtgaatgtatctctggcacacagtgtcggtgccatatacatctgaccacagacgcgtggtctagcaaacacgggcagggaagatatataactttcactgcccactgggtgaaccttatgacggccgtcaagcatgtaacccgtggcaccccaGTAGATTTGTTTTACTGCCACGGATTACATGcatgcctgcctcttcttctcctcctcctccatcctccctctcctcctcggctgacttctcattttccgatgctacccgtctcttccgctgcgctgcccaagatccccagaacctattagacatgccaggtgagacgttgccatgctgtggctgcatctgttgtgcctggaagacaagagccacactggtcctgcactcctttcagcctttgcgttcacaggcagatcagtggctaacaccgctcaatttgacagttggtaaaaatggtgtgcgacaacggtgccaatctgctgagtgtgctgaaacagggcaaaattacacactgtgccatgcatggcacatgtcctgaacttggtcgtgcagcgattcgttgccaaataccctgggctccaggacgtcttgcggcaggccaggaaatctCAGCCCAtttagaagatcttacacggccatgacTCGCCTTTCTGACATTCGACGGGCGACACAACTGcggtcagacgtcttatttgtaaCTGCCcaacgcgatggaactcaacattgatatgcttgataggctgctccagcagaaacgttcagttaacgactacctgtacgaactctgtggTAGGACAGGTTCTGGAgagcttggtttttttgcaccgcgccagtgctgctcatgcgcgactcatgcagaacttctgcggccatttgatgagatcacccaactggtcagtcgcagccagtgcgccaatcagtgacatcgtaccttacgacttctttctggagcatgcattgcatcatgtcattgatcaagccgtcgaggagcaggagcaggaagatgaggaagtcgcaatgctggatgaattacttcacctgagacaagtcaacaacggaagTCGAAAGAGGAgttcagaggaggatggtgcccggggcggaggaggtggaggagcaagaagagcatgctttataacctttctgggatccctgtgttatctgtggatggggggaggagaaagagGACGACATTattctggatgatgagcaggagccaggccagtacagcgcttccagtttagtgcaaatgggcgGCCTTCTAGCTCCAGTgtttttaagagggacccctgtataaaaagccataaagggcaaggaccagtactgagtggcaacgtacttagacccccccctggtaaaaacaaaacaattgcgaAAATGTtacccaccatcacagagggctatcagaatgcagcacttccaggccttgcttcgagaaatcctgcattctgcttttgcgtgcgctggcagaggaatttccactcacagagaaacagtttcgggtaccaatccaacagcgcctacAAGAAGAGGGCGGGTTAAAGATTTCTTGGTCACTAATGaaatgagatcattctttcaccCGACAATTGACAGCTGtccctccggatccagcatcaggaaacgcctagactgacaggtgtccgactacttAGCGGCCGATGTggatgcactgagaagtgatgaacccctggactactgggtgggcaggcttgacctctggccagagcttgcacaatttgcaatggaaactgttggcttgccccctcatccagtgtcctgtccgaaaaggacgttcagcgcaagAGGGGgtgtcgtgaccgataagcgcactcgcctagctcacaacagtgttgactagaggtcggccgatatatcggccaatatttggccatttttgtgaaatcggcatcggccgattattgtggaAAAATCGGCCGATTCGCGGGTAAAATATCCGGCCCCGCATTGCCGCCTGCCCTGCAGTACTGACCAGTGAGTCACCACCAGTGCCCCCCGCTCTTGCATGTAACTATGCTCCATCCGCATGGCTACAGAACGAGTTAAAGATTTCAATGGCATTGCGCCGTCCGCCCGGCCTGCCCCCTTCCTCGGCGTGCTGTTAGGGAGAAACAACCATTGGTCCGGCGCCCACCCCCTCTCCGTGCTTTGTGAGGGAGAAACACCATTGGCCCGCCCACTCCCTCTTTGTGCTGACAACCATTGACCCCGCCCCATCCATCGGCGTGCTGTATTAGAAAAAACAACGGTCGCCTGCAGCAGTACTGTACGTGACCAGTTACCAGTGCCCCCTCATGTATCTTCCCATCCGCATTGGCTACAGAACTAATGATTTCAATGGAATTGCGCCGTCCGCCCaggccccgcccccttcctcGGCGTGCTGTGTAGGGAGAAACACCATTGGCCCGCCCACTCCCTCTCGTGCTGACAAccattggccctgccccctccatCGGCGTGCTGTATAGGGAGAAATAACAACTGCCGCCTGACTTAGTAACTCCCCCCCAGTAGGAGATCGTGGACAGCAATAGCTCTGTCTTCTGTCCCTGCTGAGGCGGAGTTTgcttgcattattattattacactctAGTTCTAATTAatgattggctggtcagctcatctgcatgcacctagcctatcaggtgcatgcagatagatTAGGATACCAGCATGTATGGAGGGTAAGTTGACTAAAATTGTGTGCTACTGTGCCCCCCTACAGAATTTATTAATGTCTTTTTAAAGTGAAACCTGGCTGaggctggcattgagaaaatggatgaggatgactctgggtgtatatcagagttacattgtggagatcctcttcacaatgtaactctcatcctcaTTCATTTTCACAATGCATTGCAAACCAATTATCTTCGTTACCACAACGCAGCAcgaccaacccccccccacaacgcagcaccacccatccctctccacaactcagcaccacccatccctcgccacaacgcagcaccacccatccctctccacaacgcagcaccacccatccctctccacaacgcagcactacccatccctctccacaacgcagcaccacccacccctctccacaacgcagcaccacccatccctcgccacaacgcagcaccacacatccctctccacaatgcagcaCGACCCATCCTttgccacaacgcagcaccacccatccctctcc
The sequence above is drawn from the Rana temporaria chromosome 4, aRanTem1.1, whole genome shotgun sequence genome and encodes:
- the LOC120935406 gene encoding protein HEXIM1-like translates to ELGRKRHRRLPSKKKRSWKPYNKLTWEEKKRLEERESQRASKMRAEMFAKGQPVDPYNTTKFLQKDFSETYEKYHVESLQDMSKQELIREYMELEKCMSRMEEENNRLRSQQADSPRLHELEMELEKLKEENRRLRRKQVVADPMGH